One part of the Solanum dulcamara chromosome 8, daSolDulc1.2, whole genome shotgun sequence genome encodes these proteins:
- the LOC129899484 gene encoding reticulon-like protein B1 yields the protein MADHAGENDSFVDSVMDKVNDKLHGHDSSSDSEDDKGKKSPVDAVKTKIYRLFGREKPVHKVLGGGKPADIFLWRDKKVTAGVLGFATVIWALFELLEYHLLTLVCHILIVAVAVLFLWSNASGFINTAPPQIPEVVLPKDIVLGVASALRIEINRALEILRDIASGKDLKKFVVAIVGLWVVSILGNIWNFLTLFYIVFVLLHTVPVLYEKYEDKVDAFAEKAVLEIKKHYAVFEANVLSKIPRGPLKGKKLE from the exons ATGGCTGATCACGCCGGCGAGAACGACTCATTTGTTGATTCGGTAATGGACAAGGTCAACGACAAGTTGCACGGCCATGATTCTTCGTCGGATTCTGAAGACGATAAGGGTAAAAAGTCGCCCGTCGACGCCGTTAAGACTAAGATCTACCGACTTTTCGGTAGAGAAAAGCCCGTCCATAAGGTTCTAGGCGGTGGAAAAC CCGCTGACATTTTCCTATGGAGGGACAAGAAAGTTACAGCTGGCGTGCTTGGTTTTGCCACTGTTATCTGGGCGCTTTTTGAGTTGCTTGAATACCACTTGCTCACACTTGTTTGCCATATTCTAATTGTTGCCGTAGCAGTACTTTTCCTGTGGTCCAATGCATCCGGGTTCATCAACAC GGCTCCACCTCAAATTCCAGAAGTTGTTCTGCCTAAGGATATTGTCCTTGGTGTTGCGTCCGCATTGAGGATTGAAATCAATAGGGCCCTTGAGATCCTACGGGATATTGCATCTGGGAAAGACTTGAAGAAATTCGTTGTT GCCATTGTTGGCTTGTGGGTAGTTTCTATATTGGGGAACATCTGGAACTTCCTCACCTTGTTTTACATAG TTTTCGTGTTACTGCATACTGTCCCTGTGCTGTATGAGAAATATGAGGACAAGGTCGATGCTTTTGCTGAGAAGGCAGTGCTAGAGATCAAGAAGCATTATGCTGTTTTTGAAGCCAATGTTCTTAGCAAAATTCCAAGAGGTCCACTAAAAGGCAAAAAGCTTGAATAG
- the LOC129901536 gene encoding S-type anion channel SLAH2-like: protein METSEITNSVELLPPLIKFISDEMDIDFDIIVGNDHINNQLDKTGSSFGNSPVMVTEAATERQHERKHSVSISMPPSPLTAYSPPIQKRVVFSDNNEIILSNTDCSDSATTSTDDSTRRNKKVKFYSQPMPRHTAFPEAPSIGKLLSYSDFPSRNPKIIKQRDSRFDSFKTWSGKLERQISSMRGKNVEGQQESNSRPTAEMENIPVDRYFDALEGPELDTLRASEQSILPEDKKWPFLLRYPISSFGMCLGVSSQAIMWKALATSPSTKFLHISLNVNLVLWCISVALMAIVAFTYALKIIFYFEAVRREYYHPIRINFFFAPWISLLFLALGVPQSVTKTLPTALWYILMTPIFCLELKIYGQWMSGGQRRLSKVANPVNHLSIVGNFVGALLGASMGLKEGPIFFYAVGLAHYVVLFVTLYQRLPTNETLPKDLHPVFFLFVAAPSVASMAWATIQGSFDYGSRISYFIALFLYLSLAVRINFFRGIRFSLTWWAYTFPMTGAAIATIRYSAVVTNTVTKCLVVILSSLATLTVTALLVTTIIYAFVLRDLFPNDISIAISERRHKSSGIWHLSKFGSSDTKDIEQYLKYVDSLEGKDIEASLANPNSSTIELINSAPNEVRQQ, encoded by the exons ATGGAAACAAGTGAAATAACTAATTCTGTTGAACTACTTCCACCCCTTATCAAATTTATTTCGGATGAAATGGATATTGACTTTGACATCATAGTAGGTAATGATCATATCAATAATCAGCTTGACAAAACAGGATCTAGTTTTGGGAACTCACCTGTCATG GTAACTGAAGCTGCTACTGAACGACAGCATGAAAGGAAGCATTCGGTCTCCATTAGCATGCCACCCTCTCCTTTGACAGCTTACTCACCACCAATCCAAAAAAGAGTTGTTTTCAGTGATAATAATGAGATTATATTGAGCAATACTGATTGTTCTGATTCTGCTACTACATCAACCGATGATAGTACCAGACGTAATAAAAAAGTCAAGTTTTATTCTCAGCCAATGCCAAGACATACTGCATTTCCTGAGGCACCTTCTATAGGGAAACTTCTCAGTTATTCAGACTTTCCATCAAGGAATCCCAAGATCATTAAGCAAAGGGATTCAAGGTTCGACTCTTTCAAAACATGGTCTGGTAAACTTGAGAGACAAATTTCAAGTATGCGCGGAAAGAATGTGGAAGGACAGCAAGAGTCAAACTCTCGACCAACTGCAGAGATGGAAAATATTCCTGTAGACCGATACTTTGATGCCTTGGAGGGACCAGAGTTGGATACACTACGG GCTTCCGAGCAAAGTATTCTTCCGGAGGACAAGAAATGGCCTTTCCTTCTTCGATACCCTATTTCTTCCTTTGGTATGTGTCTTGGTGTTAGTAGCCAAGCTATTATGTGGAAAGCTCTGGCCACTTCTCCCTCAACAAAATTCCTCCACATAAGCTTGAACGTGAATCTTGTCCTTTGGTGCATATCCGTGGCCCTTATGGCCATTGTTGCTTTCACTTAtgctttgaaaatcattttctactTTGAAGCAGTTCGTCGGGAGTACTATCACCCCATACGTATTAACTTCTTCTTTGCTCCCTGGATATCGCTTCTATTCTTAGCACTAGGAGTTCCGCAATCAGTTACTAAAACCCTTCCCACAGCTTTATGGTACATTCTTATGACCCCAATCTTTTGCTTAGAGCTTAAGATCTACGGACAATGGATGTCTGGAGGACAACGAAGGCTCTCAAAGGTTGCCAATCCTGTAAATCATCTTTCCATTGTTGGAAATTTTGTTGGTGCTTTGCTTGGTGCATCCATGGGACTAAAAGAAGGACCGATATTCTTCTATGCTGTTGGATTGGCCCATTATGTGGTCCTGTTTGTGACTCTTTACCAAAGACTTCCAACAAATGAGACGCTGCCAAAGGATCTTCACCCCGTCTTCTTTCTATTTGTTGCTGCACCTAGTGTTGCTTCTATGGCATGGGCAACAATCCAAGGGTCCTTTGATTATGGATCTCGGATTTCTTATTTCATCGCCCTGTTCCTTTATTTATCACTG GCTGTTCGTATTAATTTCTTCCGAGGCATCAG GTTTTCATTGACTTGGTGGGCATATACTTTCCCCATGACCGGAGCTGCTATCGCTACCATCAGGTATTCAGCTGTAGTTACCAACACTGTGACAAAGTGTCTAGTCGTCATACTTAGCTCTCTTGCTACACTCACGGTAACCGCGCTGCTTGTCACAACTATCATCTATGCCTTTGTATTGAGAGACCTCTTCCCGAATGACATTTCAATTGCAATTAGTGAAAGAAGGCATAAATCTAGTGGCATATGGCATCTCAGTAAATTTGGCAGCTCAGATACCAAAGATATCGAACAATATCTTAAA